The Methanosphaera sp. BMS genome contains a region encoding:
- the cobJ gene encoding precorrin-3B C(17)-methyltransferase, producing MISLIGIGSKREHITLKAVDKIKEADVIISYHPYLENIQDLLEGKEVLSRGMGDEMERVELAIEMEKEGKKVAIISSGDPGIYGMANVYFQIIDKYSDLEFEVVPGVTAATYSASALGAPLHDLAIISLSNLLTPLEEIQRKIKHAAIADLVIAFYNPKSKTRTVPFETACDILVENRNPETPVGIVKTEGTDTITQICKLKDLKDQDIHMSTTIIVGNSMTYVKKGKMITPRGYKMNAKLPEQTEAFYERFFNGDIQIGKNLDCEYFPCHEDQENCTFCYCPFYPCADGSTGGKWIEDKNIWNCKDCNWIHKDDVVDLTLDYIKENVKSMDDFDKKKKQLLKFRRATIYKTRNLDFQRNYDLEE from the coding sequence ATGATAAGTTTAATAGGAATAGGTTCAAAAAGAGAACACATAACATTAAAAGCAGTAGATAAAATAAAGGAAGCTGATGTAATCATATCATATCATCCATATTTGGAAAACATACAGGACTTGCTTGAAGGAAAAGAAGTATTAAGTCGTGGTATGGGGGATGAAATGGAAAGAGTGGAATTGGCTATAGAAATGGAAAAGGAAGGAAAAAAAGTAGCAATAATAAGTTCAGGAGACCCTGGAATATATGGAATGGCCAATGTATATTTCCAAATAATAGACAAATACAGCGACCTGGAATTTGAGGTTGTCCCAGGTGTAACAGCGGCAACATATTCAGCCAGTGCACTAGGAGCACCATTACATGACTTGGCAATAATAAGCCTAAGTAATTTATTAACTCCACTTGAAGAAATCCAGCGTAAAATAAAACATGCAGCCATAGCCGATTTGGTAATAGCATTCTACAACCCAAAAAGTAAAACACGTACTGTTCCATTTGAAACTGCATGTGACATATTGGTTGAAAACAGAAACCCTGAGACACCCGTAGGTATAGTAAAAACGGAAGGAACCGATACAATAACACAGATATGCAAACTTAAAGACTTAAAGGATCAGGATATACACATGTCCACAACGATAATCGTAGGTAACTCAATGACCTATGTCAAAAAGGGAAAAATGATAACTCCACGCGGATATAAAATGAATGCAAAGTTACCTGAACAAACAGAAGCCTTCTATGAAAGATTCTTCAATGGTGACATTCAGATAGGTAAAAACCTGGACTGTGAATACTTCCCATGTCATGAAGACCAGGAAAACTGTACATTCTGTTACTGTCCATTCTATCCATGTGCCGATGGATCAACAGGTGGAAAATGGATTGAAGACAAAAACATATGGAACTGTAAGGATTGTAACTGGATTCACAAGGATGACGTAGTCGATTTAACACTTGACTACATTAAAGAAAACGTAAAGTCAATGGACGACTTTGATAAAAAGAAAAAGCAATTATTAAAATTCCGCAGAGCAACAATCTACAAAACAAGAAATTTGGATTTCCAACGTAATTATGATCTGGAAGAATAA
- a CDS encoding DUF362 domain-containing protein, with translation MDKIISKVVFEGDGTYFVPNDKSMTKENIESNKNKTTVSTIEINKNIQIVDKVITPTDIIKNIIKQSDDIVIMNKCLCRRSTNCEDYPIDLGCIFIGKTTRKISRRHCRPVSQQEAIDHIDKCDEEGLVHIVGRNKMDSLWMNVRPGDELLTICNCCPCCCLWKVYPNLSDGIQKDFYKLPGVSISMDYDKCISCKKCIDVCFSNAISYTNKISINHDVCIGCGQCTLKCPTNALRLNYENVDVESVLNKIDSLVKINDK, from the coding sequence ATGGATAAGATTATTTCAAAAGTAGTTTTTGAGGGTGACGGAACATATTTTGTGCCTAACGATAAGTCTATGACTAAAGAAAACATTGAATCAAATAAGAATAAGACCACCGTCAGTACTATTGAAATTAACAAGAACATTCAGATAGTGGATAAGGTCATCACACCCACGGACATTATAAAAAACATAATCAAACAATCGGATGACATTGTGATTATGAACAAGTGTCTATGTAGACGTAGTACGAATTGTGAGGATTATCCTATAGATTTGGGATGTATTTTCATTGGTAAGACCACCAGGAAGATTTCACGTAGACATTGCAGGCCTGTTAGTCAACAGGAAGCCATAGATCATATTGATAAATGTGATGAAGAGGGTCTTGTCCATATTGTCGGCAGAAATAAGATGGATAGTTTATGGATGAACGTAAGACCGGGTGATGAGCTGTTGACGATATGTAACTGCTGTCCTTGTTGCTGCTTATGGAAGGTCTATCCTAATTTAAGTGATGGCATACAGAAAGATTTCTATAAACTTCCTGGCGTATCAATATCAATGGACTACGATAAGTGTATATCATGCAAAAAATGTATTGATGTTTGTTTTTCAAATGCCATAAGTTATACCAATAAAATAAGTATCAATCATGATGTCTGTATTGGCTGTGGTCAGTGCACATTGAAATGTCCTACAAATGCTTTGAGATTAAACTATGAAAATGTAGATGTTGAAAGTGTCTTGAATAAGATTGACAGTCTTGTGAAAATCAATGACAAATGA
- the dapF gene encoding diaminopimelate epimerase yields the protein MIKEIEFTKMHALGNDYIVIDESIDEVIPEESKNKLSEVICTRRFNVGADGVVFACKSDKADIRFRIFNSDGSEAQMCGNGIRCLAKFVYDKDIVKKDVMKIETMEDIKEARLTVVDDTVKDIEIDMGKGFFIPEEIPAVAPSGNTTEFIDEEVDVEGEKIRMSAVSVGNPHAVCFTDTNIDDINLDFYGPRIECHEAFPEKVNVHFVNILSPEEIDILTWERGAGFTYACGTGTTSCVLLGYKQGLLNEHVHAHLSGGDLDITVTDCGDYLTAVMKGEAITVYEAKMNVEL from the coding sequence GATGAGGTTATACCTGAAGAATCAAAAAATAAGTTAAGTGAAGTTATCTGTACAAGAAGATTTAACGTCGGTGCAGATGGAGTGGTATTTGCATGTAAGTCAGACAAGGCCGACATAAGATTCCGCATATTCAACAGTGACGGTAGTGAAGCACAAATGTGCGGAAATGGTATCAGATGTCTTGCCAAATTTGTATATGACAAGGACATTGTTAAAAAGGATGTAATGAAAATAGAGACAATGGAAGATATAAAAGAGGCAAGATTAACCGTTGTAGATGATACTGTCAAAGACATTGAAATAGACATGGGAAAAGGATTTTTCATACCTGAAGAAATACCTGCCGTTGCACCTAGCGGTAATACTACGGAATTTATAGATGAAGAGGTTGATGTTGAGGGTGAAAAGATAAGAATGAGTGCGGTAAGTGTTGGAAACCCTCATGCAGTATGTTTTACAGATACAAATATTGATGATATTAACCTTGACTTTTATGGTCCACGTATAGAATGTCATGAAGCATTTCCTGAAAAGGTTAATGTTCACTTTGTAAATATTTTAAGTCCTGAAGAGATTGACATATTGACATGGGAACGTGGAGCAGGATTTACCTATGCATGTGGTACAGGTACAACCAGTTGTGTACTTCTAGGATATAAACAGGGATTGCTCAACGAACATGTACATGCTCACCTATCAGGCGGTGACTTGGATATTACGGTAACGGATTGTGGAGATTATTTAACGGCCGTTATGAAAGGAGAAGCCATAACAGTTTATGAAGCAAAGATGAATGTTGAATTATAA